In one Vibrio sp. VB16 genomic region, the following are encoded:
- a CDS encoding YheU family protein, with translation MIIPWQEIDSETLENLIKEFVLREGTDYGQSETTLDDKVSQVRTQLKTGEAVIVFSELHETVDIKLKREF, from the coding sequence ATGATCATTCCATGGCAAGAAATAGATAGCGAGACGCTTGAAAATCTAATCAAAGAGTTTGTATTAAGAGAAGGGACAGATTACGGCCAAAGCGAAACGACCTTAGACGATAAAGTCAGTCAGGTACGAACCCAGCTTAAGACAGGAGAAGCGGTGATTGTTTTTTCTGAGCTTCACGAAACCGTCGATATAAAACTCAAGCGCGAGTTCTGA
- a CDS encoding phosphoribulokinase yields the protein MSAKHPIIAVTGSSGAGTTTTSEAFRKMFSMMDVKAAWVEGDSFHRFTRPEMDIEIRKAKEQGKHISYFGAEANNFPALEQFFRKYGDEGQGQVRRYLHSFDEAVPYNQMPGTFTPWQDLAEDSDVLFYEGLHGAVVDGDINVSQHVDLLIGMVPIVNLEWIQKFVRDTRDRGHSREAVTDSIVRSMDDYLNYITPQFSRTHINFQRVPTVDTSNPLNAKAIPSLDESFVVIRLRGMKNVDFPYLLAMIDGSFVSRHNTLVVPGGKMSFAMELIIRPVLQQLIETGKIG from the coding sequence ATGTCAGCAAAACATCCGATTATCGCAGTTACAGGTTCATCTGGCGCAGGAACAACGACGACATCTGAAGCATTCAGAAAAATGTTTAGTATGATGGACGTGAAAGCCGCGTGGGTGGAAGGTGACAGTTTTCACCGATTTACTCGCCCGGAAATGGACATTGAAATTCGAAAAGCAAAAGAACAAGGCAAACACATTAGTTACTTTGGTGCAGAGGCCAATAACTTCCCTGCCCTTGAACAGTTTTTTAGAAAGTATGGCGATGAAGGTCAAGGTCAGGTAAGACGATACTTACATTCCTTTGATGAGGCCGTGCCTTATAATCAGATGCCCGGCACATTCACTCCCTGGCAAGACCTAGCAGAAGATAGCGATGTTCTTTTTTATGAAGGCTTGCATGGTGCTGTTGTCGATGGTGATATAAATGTTTCACAACATGTTGACTTGCTAATCGGCATGGTCCCCATTGTGAACCTTGAGTGGATCCAAAAATTTGTACGAGATACGCGAGATAGAGGCCATTCACGAGAAGCCGTGACCGACTCCATCGTTCGTTCTATGGATGATTATCTTAACTACATTACCCCTCAGTTTTCTCGAACGCACATAAACTTCCAACGGGTTCCGACTGTTGATACTTCAAACCCACTGAATGCGAAAGCGATACCCAGTTTGGACGAGAGCTTCGTCGTGATTCGATTACGTGGAATGAAGAATGTAGACTTTCCTTATCTTTTAGCCATGATTGATGGCTCTTTTGTTTCTCGCCATAACACTCTGGTGGTTCCAGGAGGAAAAATGAGTTTTGCTATGGAATTAATAATCAGACCGGTTCTACAACAATTAATAGAAACTGGGAAAATCGGCTAA
- the crp gene encoding cAMP-activated global transcriptional regulator CRP: MVLGKPQTDPTLEWFLSHCHIHKYPSKSTLIHAGEKAETLYYIVKGSVAVLIKDEEGKEMILSYLNQGDFIGELGLFEEDQERTAWVRAKSPCEVAEISFKKFRQLIQVNPDILMRLSAQMASRLQTTSQKVGDLAFLDVTGRIAQTLLNLAKQPDAMTHPDGMQIKITRQEIGQIVGCSRETVGRILKMLEEQNLISAHGKTIVVYGTR, encoded by the coding sequence ATGGTTCTTGGTAAACCTCAAACCGATCCAACGTTAGAGTGGTTTCTTTCGCATTGTCATATTCATAAATATCCTTCCAAAAGTACGCTTATCCACGCTGGAGAAAAAGCGGAAACTCTGTATTACATTGTGAAAGGCTCTGTAGCTGTGCTTATCAAGGATGAAGAAGGTAAAGAGATGATTCTTTCTTACCTTAACCAAGGAGACTTCATCGGTGAGCTAGGTCTATTCGAAGAAGATCAAGAGCGTACTGCATGGGTTCGTGCTAAATCACCATGTGAAGTAGCTGAAATTTCGTTTAAGAAATTCCGCCAGCTTATTCAAGTTAATCCTGACATTTTAATGCGTCTTTCAGCTCAAATGGCAAGCCGTCTACAAACGACTAGTCAAAAAGTTGGTGACTTAGCATTCTTAGATGTGACGGGACGTATTGCTCAAACACTTCTGAACTTAGCAAAACAACCAGATGCGATGACTCATCCAGACGGCATGCAAATTAAGATCACTCGTCAAGAGATTGGTCAGATTGTAGGTTGTTCACGTGAAACTGTTGGTCGTATTCTTAAGATGCTTGAAGAACAGAATTTAATTTCTGCTCACGGTAAAACTATCGTCGTTTACGGTACACGTTAA
- a CDS encoding GNAT family N-acetyltransferase, whose amino-acid sequence MIRIRPYTPEDACTLRTLFFDTVRSVNRKDYSERQIEAWASDEITLDSWQALLDKLVPFVAEIDNRIVGYADLQSDGLIGHFYVDHNHQSMGIAGALMQQIFQQGNKSKIRRLYSHVSITAKPFFEHYGFKVAEERQVDLRGQTLINYRMELQL is encoded by the coding sequence ATTATCCGAATACGACCATATACCCCAGAGGACGCCTGTACGTTGAGAACGTTGTTTTTTGATACTGTGCGTAGTGTAAATAGAAAGGACTACTCTGAAAGGCAAATAGAAGCTTGGGCATCAGATGAAATTACGCTTGATAGTTGGCAGGCACTTCTGGATAAACTTGTGCCTTTTGTCGCCGAAATTGATAACAGGATAGTGGGTTATGCCGATCTCCAATCTGATGGATTGATTGGCCATTTTTATGTCGATCACAATCATCAAAGTATGGGGATTGCGGGTGCTTTAATGCAACAAATTTTCCAGCAAGGTAATAAAAGCAAAATTCGTCGACTTTATTCGCATGTCAGTATTACTGCGAAACCTTTTTTTGAACACTATGGTTTTAAGGTAGCAGAAGAGCGACAAGTGGATCTCAGAGGGCAAACACTCATTAATTATAGAATGGAACTGCAACTATAA
- the groL gene encoding chaperonin GroEL (60 kDa chaperone family; promotes refolding of misfolded polypeptides especially under stressful conditions; forms two stacked rings of heptamers to form a barrel-shaped 14mer; ends can be capped by GroES; misfolded proteins enter the barrel where they are refolded when GroES binds), whose amino-acid sequence MAAKDVKFGNEARIKMLEGVNVLADAVKVTLGPKGRNVVLDKSFGAPTITKDGVSVAREIELEDKFQNMGAQMVKEVASQANDAAGDGTTTATVLAQSIITEGLKAVAAGMNPMDLKRGIDKAVIAAVEELKGLSVPCADSKAIAQVATISANADDTVGNIIAEAMEKVGRDGVITVEEGQALQDELDVVEGMQFDRGYLSPYFITNQEAGSVELENPFILLIDKKVSNIRELLTILEAVAKASRPLLIIAEDVEGEALATLVVNNMRGIVKAAAVKAPGFGDRRKSMLQDIAVLTSGTVISEEIGLELEKATLEDLGQAKRVIITKENTTIIDGLGQEAMIQGRVSQIRQQIEEATSDYDKEKLQERVAKLAGGVAVIKVGAATEVEMKEKKDRVEDALHATRAAVEEGVVAGGGVALIRAASKVVGLEGANEEQNVGIRVALRAMEAPLRQIVENAGDEDSVVANNVKAGEGSYGYNAATGEYGDMIAMGILDPTKVTRSALQFAASVAGLMITTEAMITDMPAKDSGGMPDMGGMGGMGGMPGMM is encoded by the coding sequence ATGGCTGCTAAAGACGTAAAATTTGGTAACGAAGCACGAATCAAGATGCTAGAAGGTGTTAACGTTCTGGCTGATGCGGTAAAAGTAACACTAGGACCAAAAGGTCGTAACGTGGTACTCGACAAATCTTTTGGTGCACCAACGATTACTAAAGATGGTGTATCTGTAGCGCGTGAGATTGAACTTGAAGACAAGTTCCAAAACATGGGCGCACAAATGGTTAAAGAAGTAGCATCTCAAGCAAATGATGCTGCTGGTGACGGTACAACAACGGCGACAGTACTTGCACAATCTATCATTACTGAAGGTCTTAAGGCCGTTGCTGCGGGTATGAACCCAATGGACCTTAAGCGCGGTATCGACAAAGCGGTTATCGCAGCGGTAGAAGAGTTGAAAGGGCTATCTGTTCCTTGTGCGGACTCTAAGGCTATCGCACAGGTTGCTACTATCTCTGCAAACGCAGATGATACTGTTGGTAACATCATTGCAGAAGCAATGGAAAAAGTTGGCCGTGACGGTGTTATTACCGTTGAAGAAGGTCAAGCGCTTCAAGATGAGCTAGATGTTGTAGAAGGCATGCAATTTGATCGCGGTTATCTATCGCCATATTTCATCACAAACCAAGAAGCGGGTTCGGTTGAACTAGAAAACCCATTCATTCTTCTTATCGACAAGAAAGTGTCTAATATTCGTGAACTACTTACAATATTAGAAGCCGTTGCAAAAGCATCTCGTCCACTGCTTATCATTGCAGAAGATGTAGAGGGTGAAGCATTAGCAACACTCGTTGTAAACAACATGCGTGGTATCGTGAAAGCAGCGGCCGTTAAAGCACCTGGTTTTGGTGATCGCCGTAAATCAATGCTTCAAGATATCGCAGTACTTACTTCTGGTACGGTTATCTCTGAAGAAATTGGTTTAGAACTTGAGAAAGCAACGCTAGAAGACCTTGGTCAAGCTAAGCGCGTTATTATCACTAAAGAGAACACAACGATCATTGACGGCCTTGGTCAAGAAGCAATGATTCAAGGGCGTGTATCTCAAATTCGTCAACAAATCGAAGAAGCAACGTCAGACTACGACAAAGAGAAGCTACAAGAACGTGTCGCGAAACTCGCGGGCGGTGTTGCAGTAATCAAAGTCGGTGCAGCAACTGAAGTTGAAATGAAAGAGAAAAAAGATCGCGTAGAAGATGCACTTCACGCTACTCGCGCAGCCGTTGAAGAAGGCGTTGTTGCTGGTGGTGGTGTTGCACTTATTCGTGCAGCATCGAAAGTCGTTGGCCTTGAAGGTGCTAACGAAGAGCAAAACGTAGGTATTCGCGTTGCACTTCGTGCTATGGAAGCGCCGTTGCGTCAAATCGTTGAAAATGCGGGCGACGAAGATTCTGTTGTTGCTAACAACGTTAAAGCTGGTGAAGGTAGCTACGGCTACAACGCGGCGACAGGCGAATACGGTGATATGATTGCAATGGGTATCCTAGACCCAACTAAAGTAACTCGTAGCGCGCTACAGTTTGCCGCATCGGTTGCTGGTCTTATGATCACAACAGAAGCGATGATTACCGATATGCCAGCTAAAGATTCAGGTGGAATGCCTGATATGGGCGGCATGGGTGGTATGGGTGGCATGCCAGGCATGATGTAA
- a CDS encoding co-chaperone GroES, which produces MNIRPLHDRVIVERKEVESKSAGGIVLTGSAAEKSTRGTVLAVGNGRILENGTVQPLDVKVGDTIIFAEGYGTKTEKIDGKEVLIMSENDIMAIVE; this is translated from the coding sequence ATGAATATTCGTCCTTTACACGACCGTGTTATCGTTGAACGCAAAGAAGTTGAATCAAAATCTGCAGGTGGCATTGTTCTAACAGGTTCTGCTGCGGAGAAATCTACTCGCGGCACAGTTCTAGCGGTAGGCAATGGCCGTATTTTAGAAAACGGTACTGTTCAGCCTTTGGACGTTAAAGTTGGTGATACTATCATTTTCGCAGAAGGCTACGGCACTAAAACTGAGAAAATTGACGGTAAAGAAGTGTTGATCATGTCTGAAAATGACATCATGGCTATTGTTGAATAA
- a CDS encoding DUF3624 domain-containing protein encodes MACKDCDDNWFWKKIGRCKRCMDQLTVLSVLCWVVWWFGYKDDFKSVESIALIFSGFAFNILLFLHLWFKFVIFPMQKRNHREGKKNRP; translated from the coding sequence ATGGCTTGTAAAGATTGTGACGATAATTGGTTTTGGAAAAAAATAGGTCGTTGCAAACGATGTATGGACCAACTAACCGTGCTTTCTGTTCTTTGTTGGGTCGTTTGGTGGTTTGGTTACAAAGATGACTTTAAAAGTGTCGAATCCATTGCATTAATATTTTCTGGTTTTGCCTTTAATATTCTTCTTTTTTTGCACCTCTGGTTTAAATTTGTGATATTCCCAATGCAAAAAAGAAATCATCGCGAAGGTAAAAAAAACCGCCCGTAG
- a CDS encoding alkaline phosphatase: MKGRQLTLTISGLLVGLMGCSSNASSISTAVEVPQQNDVWYTDAQAAIAKAKTTMPIDKPAKNVILFIGDGMSVGTITAARIFEGQRRGFLGEEYSLAMESLPHAALVKTYNTDMQVPDSAGTASAMVAGVKTKAGTISVNDSVQRGFCSTALGNETTTAWELAAERGMSVGVVSTARLTHATPAVTYAHSADRNWEHDVPNIAKNQGCVDIATQFVNFDKGDGIQVAFGGGRREFLPVGVTDSEGKNGKRKDGRNLVEEWQAKHPEGQYVYDQTGFDKLDANTTRAFGLFESSHMKYEADRRHDEPSLAEMTSKAIDILSKNKEGYVLMVEAGRIDHAHHDGNAKRALEDTIAYDEAIKAALEKTNLDDTLVIVTADHAHTLVMNGYSARGNNILGLSKSKGKFSQDEFGKKYTTLTYGNGPGAVKGERSDLTESQVMALDYKQQSLVRLSSETHSGEDVAVFARGPQAYLFQGVVEQNYLYHVMNEALTLSK; the protein is encoded by the coding sequence GTGAAAGGACGTCAATTAACACTCACTATCAGCGGTTTACTAGTAGGTCTAATGGGTTGTAGCAGCAATGCTTCAAGCATCTCAACAGCGGTTGAAGTTCCACAACAAAACGATGTGTGGTACACCGACGCACAAGCCGCTATCGCCAAAGCGAAAACTACGATGCCAATCGACAAGCCAGCAAAAAATGTCATCTTATTCATTGGTGATGGCATGAGCGTTGGTACTATTACGGCAGCCCGTATCTTTGAAGGTCAACGTCGCGGTTTTTTAGGGGAAGAATATAGCTTGGCGATGGAAAGTTTACCTCATGCGGCGTTGGTTAAAACATACAATACAGATATGCAGGTTCCTGATTCGGCAGGTACAGCGTCCGCGATGGTCGCAGGTGTTAAGACCAAAGCGGGTACCATTTCGGTCAATGACAGTGTACAGCGAGGCTTTTGTAGCACGGCGTTAGGTAATGAGACGACAACCGCTTGGGAACTGGCAGCTGAACGAGGTATGTCGGTTGGTGTTGTAAGTACAGCACGGCTTACTCACGCGACACCAGCGGTAACGTATGCGCATAGCGCCGATCGTAATTGGGAGCATGATGTCCCTAATATTGCTAAAAACCAAGGTTGTGTCGATATTGCCACTCAGTTTGTGAACTTTGATAAAGGTGATGGTATTCAGGTCGCTTTTGGTGGCGGTCGTCGTGAGTTTTTACCAGTGGGCGTGACGGATTCAGAAGGTAAGAACGGAAAGCGCAAAGATGGTCGCAACCTTGTAGAAGAATGGCAGGCCAAACATCCTGAAGGTCAATATGTCTATGATCAAACGGGTTTCGACAAGCTTGATGCAAATACAACTCGCGCATTTGGTTTGTTTGAAAGCAGTCACATGAAATATGAAGCGGATCGCCGTCATGATGAACCTTCTCTTGCAGAAATGACCTCTAAAGCGATTGATATACTGTCTAAGAACAAAGAAGGTTATGTATTGATGGTTGAAGCTGGACGTATAGATCATGCTCACCATGATGGTAATGCAAAACGTGCGCTAGAAGATACGATTGCTTATGATGAGGCAATCAAAGCCGCGTTGGAAAAAACGAACTTAGACGACACCTTAGTCATTGTTACTGCGGACCACGCGCATACACTTGTCATGAATGGATACTCTGCTCGGGGTAACAATATTTTGGGTCTATCTAAATCAAAGGGCAAGTTTAGCCAAGATGAGTTTGGTAAAAAGTACACCACACTCACCTATGGAAATGGTCCCGGAGCCGTTAAAGGAGAGCGTTCTGACTTAACAGAGTCGCAAGTAATGGCGTTAGATTATAAACAACAGTCACTCGTTCGTTTAAGTTCAGAAACACACTCAGGGGAAGATGTAGCTGTATTTGCTCGAGGTCCTCAGGCTTACTTGTTCCAAGGAGTGGTTGAGCAGAACTATCTTTATCATGTTATGAATGAAGCATTAACTCTTTCTAAATAG
- the argH gene encoding argininosuccinate lyase: MALWGGRFTQAADTRFKEFNDSLRFDYRLAEQDIVGSIAWSKALRSVGVINEIEQQKLELALNELKLEVMEDPEQILKSDSEDIHSWVEQQLISKVGDLGKKLHTGRSRNDQVATDLKLWCRQQGQHLLIVLDRLQNQLVDVASQHQGTVLPGYTHLQRAQPVTFAHWCLAYVEMFERDYSRLGDAINRLDTCPLGSGALAGTAYPMDRQDLAHNLGFRRATRNSLDSVSDRDHVMELMSIASISMLHLSRLAEDMIFYNSGESNFIELADTVTSGSSLMPQKKNPDALELIRGKCGRVYGSLAAMMMTVKALPLAYNKDMQEDKEGLFDALDTWNDCMEMAALCFDGLKVNSERTLEAAKQGYANATELADYLVAKDIPFREAHHIVGVAVVGAIEKGCALEELSIEELKVFSDVIEDDVYEILTIESCLEKRSALGGVSPQQVAYAVDHAQQRLEKRNVSAIKVRVARLTDIDALEGMVAYWSNMGENLPRNRSELIRDIGSFAVVEHQGEVTGCASLYVYDSGLAEIRSLGIEAGWHRQGQGTAIVQHLVTKAKQMAIQKVFVLTRTPEFFMKQNFLPTSKSLLPEKVLKDCEQCPRIHACDEVALEIDLCEQTIIRVSVA; encoded by the coding sequence ATGGCATTATGGGGTGGCAGATTTACCCAAGCAGCAGATACTCGGTTCAAAGAGTTCAACGATTCACTTCGCTTTGATTACCGATTAGCTGAGCAAGACATTGTCGGTTCAATAGCCTGGTCAAAAGCATTACGTTCTGTGGGCGTGATAAACGAGATAGAACAGCAAAAATTAGAGCTAGCTTTAAATGAATTGAAGTTAGAAGTAATGGAAGACCCTGAGCAGATTCTTAAATCTGATTCAGAAGATATCCATAGCTGGGTAGAGCAACAGCTCATTAGTAAAGTCGGTGATCTTGGCAAGAAGCTTCACACAGGTCGTTCTCGTAATGACCAAGTAGCAACCGATCTAAAACTATGGTGTCGCCAACAAGGTCAACATCTTCTTATTGTTCTAGACCGTCTGCAAAACCAACTCGTTGATGTCGCATCGCAACATCAAGGTACCGTTTTACCCGGTTATACACACCTACAAAGAGCACAACCAGTAACATTTGCCCATTGGTGCCTCGCTTACGTAGAGATGTTTGAGCGTGACTATTCCCGGTTGGGAGATGCTATAAACCGTCTTGATACATGCCCATTGGGTTCTGGTGCCCTTGCGGGAACGGCTTATCCAATGGATCGTCAAGATCTTGCTCATAATTTGGGTTTTCGTCGAGCCACTCGCAATAGTTTAGATTCAGTATCTGACCGTGATCATGTGATGGAGCTGATGTCTATTGCTTCTATTTCAATGCTGCACCTTTCTCGTCTTGCTGAAGATATGATCTTCTACAATTCAGGTGAGTCCAACTTCATAGAGTTAGCCGATACCGTTACATCTGGTTCATCTTTGATGCCGCAAAAGAAAAACCCGGATGCACTAGAACTTATCCGTGGTAAATGTGGTCGTGTATATGGTTCATTAGCGGCCATGATGATGACGGTTAAAGCACTTCCTCTTGCTTATAATAAAGACATGCAAGAAGACAAAGAAGGGCTATTTGATGCGTTAGATACGTGGAACGATTGCATGGAAATGGCGGCGCTTTGCTTCGATGGTCTGAAAGTGAACAGTGAACGTACATTAGAAGCGGCCAAGCAAGGCTATGCGAATGCGACAGAGTTAGCTGATTATTTAGTTGCGAAAGATATTCCATTCCGTGAAGCGCATCATATCGTCGGTGTTGCGGTAGTGGGAGCGATAGAAAAAGGGTGTGCTTTAGAAGAGCTTTCGATTGAGGAATTGAAGGTGTTCTCTGACGTTATTGAAGATGACGTATACGAGATACTGACGATAGAATCATGCCTAGAGAAACGTTCTGCACTTGGCGGGGTTTCTCCTCAGCAGGTCGCTTATGCCGTCGATCATGCACAGCAACGTTTAGAAAAAAGAAATGTCTCTGCAATTAAGGTACGGGTTGCAAGACTCACCGATATCGATGCACTAGAGGGGATGGTCGCTTATTGGTCTAATATGGGCGAAAACTTACCTCGTAATCGCAGTGAGCTTATTCGAGATATTGGTTCCTTTGCCGTGGTAGAGCATCAAGGTGAGGTTACCGGTTGTGCTTCGCTTTATGTATATGATTCCGGTCTAGCTGAAATACGATCGTTAGGGATTGAAGCTGGGTGGCACAGACAAGGCCAAGGCACGGCAATTGTGCAACATTTAGTGACGAAAGCTAAGCAGATGGCGATACAGAAAGTCTTTGTACTAACTCGTACTCCTGAGTTCTTTATGAAACAGAATTTCTTACCGACGTCGAAAAGCTTGCTTCCTGAAAAAGTACTGAAAGATTGTGAACAGTGTCCGAGAATCCATGCTTGTGATGAAGTTGCGTTAGAGATTGATCTTTGTGAGCAGACAATTATTCGTGTTAGCGTTGCCTAA
- a CDS encoding argininosuccinate synthase, which translates to MSKIEVKKVVVAYSGGLDTSVIIPWLKENYNCEVVAFVADVGQGAEELEGVEEKALASGASEVYIGDLKEEMVKDYIYPSLKTGALYEGKYLLGTSMARPIIAKAQVECARKVGADALAHGCTGKGNDQVRFEGAFAALAPDLHVIAPWREWDLVSREECLDYLEVRNIPCSASLTKIYSRDANAWHISTEGGVLEKTWNAPNDDCWAWTKSPEEAPNEAEYVTIKVEKCEVVAVDGVDMKPYDALMYLNEKGVEHGIGRIDIVENRLVGMKSRGCYETPGGTIMMEALRSVEQLVLDKSSFEFREELGVKAAHLIYDGRWFTPLCESILAATESLAQDVNGEVVIKLYKGQATATQKRSENSLYCEKFATFGEDEVYDQSHAEGFIRLYSLASRIRTMNMQK; encoded by the coding sequence ATGAGCAAGATTGAAGTAAAGAAAGTAGTCGTAGCCTATTCCGGCGGTCTAGACACATCAGTGATCATTCCATGGTTGAAAGAGAATTATAACTGTGAAGTGGTCGCTTTTGTGGCAGATGTTGGACAGGGTGCTGAAGAGTTAGAAGGCGTTGAAGAAAAAGCGCTCGCTTCTGGTGCGTCTGAAGTTTATATAGGAGACCTTAAAGAAGAGATGGTTAAAGATTATATCTATCCTTCTTTAAAAACGGGTGCATTGTACGAGGGTAAATATCTTTTAGGTACTTCAATGGCTCGCCCGATAATCGCTAAGGCGCAGGTTGAGTGCGCTCGGAAGGTGGGTGCGGATGCACTTGCTCACGGTTGTACTGGTAAAGGGAATGATCAAGTTCGTTTTGAAGGTGCATTCGCTGCGTTGGCTCCGGATCTACACGTTATCGCCCCTTGGCGTGAATGGGATTTAGTGAGTCGTGAAGAGTGTTTAGATTACCTAGAGGTGCGCAATATCCCATGCTCTGCGTCTTTAACAAAGATTTACTCTCGTGATGCAAACGCATGGCATATTTCAACAGAAGGTGGTGTTCTTGAAAAAACGTGGAATGCACCAAATGATGACTGTTGGGCATGGACAAAAAGCCCTGAAGAGGCACCTAACGAAGCCGAATATGTAACAATTAAAGTGGAAAAATGCGAAGTTGTAGCTGTTGATGGTGTAGATATGAAGCCATACGACGCGCTAATGTACCTGAATGAGAAAGGTGTTGAGCACGGTATTGGTCGTATTGATATCGTTGAAAACCGTTTAGTAGGAATGAAGTCACGTGGTTGTTATGAAACGCCGGGTGGCACTATTATGATGGAAGCACTGCGTTCAGTTGAACAACTTGTACTGGATAAAAGCTCATTTGAGTTCCGTGAAGAATTAGGCGTAAAAGCTGCCCACCTAATCTATGATGGCCGTTGGTTCACTCCGTTATGCGAGTCTATCCTTGCTGCAACAGAGAGCCTTGCTCAAGACGTAAACGGTGAGGTGGTGATTAAACTTTATAAGGGTCAAGCTACGGCGACTCAGAAACGTTCTGAAAACAGTCTATATTGTGAAAAATTTGCGACATTTGGTGAAGATGAAGTCTATGACCAAAGCCATGCTGAAGGATTCATCCGTTTATATTCACTAGCAAGCCGTATTCGTACTATGAATATGCAGAAGTAA
- the argB gene encoding acetylglutamate kinase, which yields MNQNLKPLVIKLGGAALSSTDTLGKLFNAIDNYKHQANRELVIVHGGGYLVDELMDKLQLKTVKKNGLRITPYDQIPVIAGALAGTANKSLQGEAVKNGLNAVGLCLADGGLCKVEELDPELGAVGKASAGDPAVVKAILATGALPIISSIGLTDKGQMMNVNADQAAVAVASALDAELVLLSDVSGVLDGKGHLLPNLDKKQAQALIQSKVITDGMIVKVEAALDAANELGRPIEVATWRYPDKLSELFAGKSIGTQFLPQ from the coding sequence ATGAATCAAAATCTAAAACCATTAGTGATTAAGCTAGGCGGCGCAGCACTTTCAAGTACCGACACTCTAGGCAAGCTTTTTAACGCTATTGATAACTATAAACATCAGGCAAACAGGGAACTCGTTATCGTTCATGGTGGAGGTTACCTCGTTGACGAACTGATGGATAAGCTTCAACTTAAAACAGTAAAGAAAAATGGGCTACGGATTACACCTTATGATCAAATACCGGTTATTGCGGGTGCGTTGGCTGGGACAGCAAACAAATCACTTCAAGGTGAAGCCGTTAAAAACGGACTCAACGCTGTCGGTCTTTGCTTGGCAGACGGTGGTCTTTGCAAGGTGGAAGAGCTGGATCCTGAACTCGGCGCAGTAGGCAAAGCGAGCGCAGGTGACCCTGCGGTGGTAAAAGCGATATTAGCCACAGGTGCATTACCTATTATTAGCTCTATTGGCCTAACGGATAAAGGCCAGATGATGAACGTGAATGCTGATCAAGCTGCAGTGGCGGTGGCAAGCGCTTTAGACGCAGAGTTAGTGCTGCTTTCTGATGTCAGTGGTGTATTGGATGGAAAGGGGCATTTGCTGCCTAATCTAGACAAAAAACAAGCTCAAGCCCTGATTCAAAGCAAGGTTATTACAGACGGTATGATTGTCAAAGTAGAAGCGGCACTTGATGCTGCTAACGAGCTTGGCAGACCAATTGAAGTCGCAACGTGGCGTTATCCAGACAAATTAAGCGAATTATTCGCAGGTAAGAGCATAGGTACGCAGTTCTTGCCGCAGTAA